The stretch of DNA GACTTCGACGCGGCCGGGCGCGAGCTGCTCGGCTGGCAGGTGCAGGAGTACGCCGGCGTCCGCGTGGCGGCGTCAGCGCCACGCGCCGAGGCCGGCGCCGTCGTGCTGATGCGCCTCGGGATCGGGCCGCTCGCCGTACGCATCCCCTGCCGCGTGATCTCCGTGGTCGAGGAGCCCGACCGCGTCGGGTTCGCCTACGGGACGCTGCCCGGGCACCCGGAGAGCGGCGAGGAGCGCTTCGTGCTCGAGCGCTGTGACGACGGCCGCCTCCGCTTCACCGTCTCCGCCTTCTCCCGGCCGGCGACCCTGCTCGCGCGGGCCGGCGGCCCGCTGACGACCTGGACCCAGCGGTGGATGACCGCCCGCTACCTCCGCGCCCTGGACGCGCTGCCGCCGTCGGCTGCGCGCTGAAGGCCGGCTCGCCGGCTCGCGACAGCACCCCCGCCGCAGGGATGGTTCGCCCGCACCCGGGTATCGGCTTGGGCATGGAGACGGTGATCAGGCTGACGGTCGACGGCGCTGCCCGGGAGATCACCGTCGACACCCGAACGACGCTCCTCGACGCGCTGCGGGAGCGGTTGGGGAACACCTCGCCCAAGAAGGGCTGCGACCACGGCCAGTGCGGGTCGTGCACCGTGCTGGTGGACGGTCGCCGGCAGCTGACCTGCCTCGCCCTGGCCCTGTCCTACGACGGCGCCGAGGTCACCACCGCCTCCGGGCTGGGCGTCGACGGTCCGCATCCGATGCAGGAGGCGTTCCTGGCCAAGGACGCCTACCAGTGCGGCTACTGCACGCCGGGGCAGGTGTGCTCGGCGGTCGGGATGCTGGACGAGGTCGCCCACGGCCATCCCAGCCATGTCACCGAGGACCTGGATCGCCCGACCACGATCGAGGACCTGACCGATGCCGAGATCCGCGAGCGGATGAGCGGCAACGTGTGCCGCTGCGGTGCGTACGTCGGCATCCTCGACGCCGTTCGCGAGGTGGCGGGAGCATGAGGGAGCTGGGCTACGTCCGCGCCAGCGATCCGGCGCAGGCCGTCGCGACGGTCGCCGACGACCCGACCGCCCGCTTCCTCGCCGGCGGCACCAACCTGGTCGACCATCTCAAGCTCGGCATCGCGGACCCCGAGACGCTGGTCGACGTGGGTCACCTGCCGCTGGACGGCATCGAGGAGACCGAGGACGGCCTGCGGATCGGCGCCAACGTGCGCAACAGCGACCTGGCGGCCGACCTGCGCGTGCGGACCGGGTGGCCGGCCGTGACCCGCGCCCTGCTCGCCGGTGCGTCGGGCCAGATCCGCAACCAGGCCACCACCGGCGGCAACCTGCTGCAGCGAACCCGGTGCGTCTACTTCCAGGATCCGACCACGCCCTGCAACAAGCGTGAGCCCGGCTCCGGCTGCTCGGCCGCGGAGGGCTACGGCCGCTACAACGCGATCCTGGGCGCCAGCCCTGCCTGCGTCACGGTCCATCCCTCCGACCTCGCCGTGGCGCTGGCAGCCGTCGACGCCACGGTGCTGACGCTGCGACGCGAGGGTGAGCGTCGGATCCCGGCCGACGCGCTGCACCGCCTGCCGGGCGAGGAGCCCGAGCGGGACACCGTCCTCGACCACGGCGAGCTCATCACCGCCGTCGAGCTGCCGGCAAGTCCGACGTACCGCCGCTCCACCTACATCAAGGTGCGCGACCGCGCGTCCTACGCCTTCGCCCTCGTCTCCGTCGCAGCGGCGCTGGACCTCGACGAGGCCACCGGCACGGTCCGAGACGTACGGATCGCCTGGGGCGGCGTGGCGCACAAGCCCTGGCGCGCGCACCGCGCCGAGGAGGCCCTGCGTGGAGCGGTCCTCACCGAGGACGCCGTCCGCGCCGCCGCCCAGACCGAGCTGGAGGCGGCCCGCCCGACCCCCGAAACGGCGTACAAGACGACGATGGTGCGCAACGCGACGGCGCTCGCGTTCCGCCGGCTCGTTCCCGACCTGCTCGAGGAGACGCCGTGACCGAGCTGCGCACCACCCCCATCACCGCCCGGGCGATGGGCACCGACCTGCGCCGCGTCGACGGTCTGGAGAAGGTCACCGGCCGCGCTGCCTACGCTGCCGACCAGCGCATCCCCGAGGCGCTCTCGTGCTGGCTGGTGCAGTCGACTGTCGCACGCGGCCGCGTCAGCCGGGTGGACGCCACCGCCGCGTTGGCCCATGAGGGCGTCCTCGCCGTCATCGACCACACCACCGCCCCGCGCCTGGAGGACACCAGCAACCGGGAGCTGGCCATCCTGCAGGACGACCGGATCCACTTCCGCGGGCAGATCGTCGCTCTGGTGATCGCCGCGACCTCCGAGGCGGCGCGTGAGGGCGCCCGGCTGGTTCGGGTCGAGCAGGAGGCCGAGCCGTTCGAGGCCGAGCTGCGCGAGGACAACGCCACCTACCGGCCCGACTCGGTCAACCCCGACAAGGAGACCGACACCGAGCAGGGCGACGTCGACGCCGCCCTCACCGCTGCCGACGTGCTGGTCGAGGCGACCTACCGCACCGCCTACGAGTTCAACAGCCCGCTCGAACCGCACGCCACCGTCGCCTGGTGGAGCACCGAGGACGGGCGCGAGACACTGACCATGTACGACGCGAGCCAGGGCGTGCACGGCGTCGCGCAAGCGCTGGCCCCGATGCTGGGCCTGGCCGAGGACCAGCTGCGCGTGATGGCGCCGTACGTCGGCGGCGGCTTCGGCAGCAAGGGTCAGCCGCACGCGCACGTGA from Nocardioides sp. BP30 encodes:
- a CDS encoding 2Fe-2S iron-sulfur cluster-binding protein, whose amino-acid sequence is METVIRLTVDGAAREITVDTRTTLLDALRERLGNTSPKKGCDHGQCGSCTVLVDGRRQLTCLALALSYDGAEVTTASGLGVDGPHPMQEAFLAKDAYQCGYCTPGQVCSAVGMLDEVAHGHPSHVTEDLDRPTTIEDLTDAEIRERMSGNVCRCGAYVGILDAVREVAGA
- a CDS encoding DUF1990 family protein, with translation MVTILPPHVAASLRAAELTYPAVGATGEGTTPPGHHSFQRTRLLQRRDFDAAGRELLGWQVQEYAGVRVAASAPRAEAGAVVLMRLGIGPLAVRIPCRVISVVEEPDRVGFAYGTLPGHPESGEERFVLERCDDGRLRFTVSAFSRPATLLARAGGPLTTWTQRWMTARYLRALDALPPSAAR
- a CDS encoding FAD binding domain-containing protein, whose translation is MRELGYVRASDPAQAVATVADDPTARFLAGGTNLVDHLKLGIADPETLVDVGHLPLDGIEETEDGLRIGANVRNSDLAADLRVRTGWPAVTRALLAGASGQIRNQATTGGNLLQRTRCVYFQDPTTPCNKREPGSGCSAAEGYGRYNAILGASPACVTVHPSDLAVALAAVDATVLTLRREGERRIPADALHRLPGEEPERDTVLDHGELITAVELPASPTYRRSTYIKVRDRASYAFALVSVAAALDLDEATGTVRDVRIAWGGVAHKPWRAHRAEEALRGAVLTEDAVRAAAQTELEAARPTPETAYKTTMVRNATALAFRRLVPDLLEETP